CGCATCACGTTGACGTTGCCGATGCACTCGAAGCTGTGGTCCACGCCCCAAGTGGTCATCTCGACGATGACCTGCTGGATCGGCGTGTCGAAGTCCTTTGGATTGATGCAGTCGGTGGCGCCGAATTCGCGCGCCAGTTCGAACTTGGACGGGTTGGTGTCCACCGCGATGATGCGGCCGGCCTTGGCCTGGCGCGCACCCTGGATCACCGCCAGGCCGATGCCACCGAGGCCGAACACCGCCACGCTGTCGCCTTCCTGCACCTTGGCGGTGTTGTGCACCGCGCCGATGCCGGTGGTGACACCGCAGCCAAGCAGGCAGACGTGTTCCGGGTTGGCGTCCGGATTGATCTTGGCCAGCGAGACTTCGGCCACCACGGTGTACTCGCTGAAGGTCGAGCAGCCCATGTAGTGGTACAGCGGCTCGCCGTTGTAGCTGAAGCGGCTGGTGCCATCGGGCATCACGCCCTTGCCCTGGGTCGCGCGCACGGCAACGCAGAGGTTGGTCTTGCCGCTCTTGCAGAACAGGCACTCGCCGCACTCGGCGGTGTACAGCGGAATCACGTGGTCGCCCGGCTTGACGCTGGTCACGCCCTCGCCCACGTCCAGCACGATGCCGGCGCCTTCATGGCCCAGCACCACCGGGAACAGGCCTTCCGGATCATCGCCGGACAGCGTGAACGCATCGGTGTGGCAGACACCGGTGTGGGTGATCTTGACCAGCACTTCGCCTGCCTTCGGCGGGGCGACGTCGATCTCGACGATCTGCAGCGGCTGACCGGGACCAAAGGCGACGGCGGCACGGGACTTCATGGTGGTTTCTCC
This genomic interval from Stenotrophomonas sp. 57 contains the following:
- a CDS encoding S-(hydroxymethyl)glutathione dehydrogenase/class III alcohol dehydrogenase gives rise to the protein MKSRAAVAFGPGQPLQIVEIDVAPPKAGEVLVKITHTGVCHTDAFTLSGDDPEGLFPVVLGHEGAGIVLDVGEGVTSVKPGDHVIPLYTAECGECLFCKSGKTNLCVAVRATQGKGVMPDGTSRFSYNGEPLYHYMGCSTFSEYTVVAEVSLAKINPDANPEHVCLLGCGVTTGIGAVHNTAKVQEGDSVAVFGLGGIGLAVIQGARQAKAGRIIAVDTNPSKFELAREFGATDCINPKDFDTPIQQVIVEMTTWGVDHSFECIGNVNVMRAALECAHRGWGQSVVIGVAGSGQEISTRPFQLVTGRKWMGTAFGGVKGRSQLPGMVEDAMKGDIELAPFVTHTMDLDKINEAFDLMHEGKSIRSVVHY